In Sphingomonas sp. Leaf357, a single genomic region encodes these proteins:
- a CDS encoding Gfo/Idh/MocA family oxidoreductase, whose product MKIALAGAGAFGEKHLDGLKLIDGVEVTSLVGRRLEPTQEIAAKYGIGHATSDLAETLARDDVDAVILCTPTQMHAAQAIQCMDAGKHVQVEIPLADSLADAEAVLTKSRETGLTCMVGHTRRFNPSHQFVHDKIVAGDIAIQQMDVQTYFFRRKNMNAKGEARSWTDHLLWHHAAHTVDLFAYQAGPIVKANAIEGPIHPELGIAMDMSIQLKAESGAICTLSLSFNNDGPLGTFFRYICDNGTYLARYDDLFTGKDEQIDVSNVAVSMNGIELQDREFIAAIREGREPNSSVAQVLPCYRVLDALEKQLA is encoded by the coding sequence ATGAAAATCGCCCTAGCCGGAGCCGGCGCGTTTGGAGAAAAGCATCTCGACGGCCTGAAACTGATCGACGGCGTAGAGGTCACCAGCCTCGTCGGCCGCCGCCTCGAACCGACGCAGGAGATCGCGGCGAAATACGGCATCGGCCACGCCACGAGCGATCTCGCCGAGACGCTCGCGCGGGACGATGTCGATGCGGTCATCCTTTGCACGCCGACGCAGATGCACGCCGCCCAGGCGATCCAGTGCATGGACGCGGGCAAGCACGTGCAGGTCGAGATCCCGCTCGCCGACAGCCTCGCCGATGCCGAGGCGGTGCTCACCAAGAGCCGCGAGACCGGCCTCACCTGCATGGTCGGCCACACGCGACGCTTCAATCCAAGCCACCAGTTCGTCCACGACAAGATCGTCGCGGGTGACATCGCGATCCAACAGATGGACGTGCAGACCTATTTCTTCCGCCGCAAGAACATGAACGCCAAGGGCGAGGCACGGTCCTGGACCGATCACCTGCTCTGGCATCACGCCGCGCACACCGTCGATCTGTTCGCCTATCAGGCCGGTCCGATCGTCAAGGCCAACGCGATCGAAGGGCCGATCCATCCCGAACTCGGCATCGCGATGGACATGTCGATCCAGTTGAAGGCGGAGAGCGGCGCGATCTGCACCCTGTCGCTGAGCTTCAACAATGACGGGCCGCTCGGCACCTTCTTCCGCTACATCTGCGACAACGGCACCTATCTGGCGCGCTACGACGACCTGTTCACCGGCAAGGACGAGCAGATCGACGTGTCGAACGTCGCGGTGTCGATGAATGGCATCGAACTGCAGGACCGCGAATTCATCGCCGCGATCCGCGAAGGCCGCGAACCCAATTCGTCGGTCGCTCAGGTTCTGCCCTGCTACCGCGTGCTCGACGCGCTCGAGAAACAGCTCGCGTGA
- the pobA gene encoding 4-hydroxybenzoate 3-monooxygenase has protein sequence MTAPSKTGVAIIGAGPAGLLLGHLLRAAGIACVIVERQDRAYVESRIRAGVLERTTTDLLRRLGIDARLNAEGLIEHGFNLAHDDLLIRIDVSALTGQPVTVYGQTEVTRDLIAAAPERDLDIMFEAKDVVLHDVTGDAPFVTFTRDGVTQRIDADFIAGCDGFHGPSRKAIPAVACEYEREYPFGWLGILADVPPCHDELIYANTDAGFALASMRSATRSRYYIQVPLTERVEDWPADRLWDELERRFAPLASRPVVRGPALEISIAPLRSYVFETMRHGRLFLAGDSAHIVPPTGAKGLNLAASDIAYLSDAFIAHYRGDESGLTGYQARALARIWKAERFSWYLTKLMHRFPEDGAFERRMQIAELDYVAQSQAMQTAIAENYVGLPL, from the coding sequence GTGACAGCGCCGTCGAAGACCGGGGTCGCGATCATCGGTGCCGGGCCGGCGGGGCTGCTGCTCGGCCATCTGTTGCGTGCCGCCGGCATCGCTTGCGTGATCGTCGAGCGGCAGGACCGTGCCTATGTCGAGAGCCGCATCCGCGCCGGGGTCCTCGAACGGACCACCACCGATCTGCTGCGCCGGCTCGGCATCGACGCCCGGCTGAACGCCGAAGGGCTGATCGAACACGGCTTCAACCTCGCCCATGACGACCTGCTGATCCGCATCGACGTCAGCGCGCTCACCGGCCAGCCCGTCACCGTCTACGGCCAGACGGAGGTGACGCGCGACCTGATCGCCGCCGCGCCGGAGCGCGACCTGGATATCATGTTCGAGGCCAAGGACGTGGTGCTGCACGACGTGACCGGCGATGCCCCTTTCGTGACCTTCACCCGGGACGGGGTGACGCAGCGAATCGACGCCGATTTCATCGCCGGCTGCGACGGGTTCCACGGCCCGTCGCGCAAGGCGATCCCGGCGGTCGCCTGCGAATACGAGCGCGAATATCCGTTCGGCTGGCTCGGCATCCTCGCCGACGTGCCGCCCTGCCATGACGAGCTGATCTACGCGAACACCGATGCCGGTTTCGCGCTCGCTTCGATGCGCTCGGCGACGCGCAGCCGCTATTACATCCAGGTGCCGTTGACCGAACGGGTCGAGGATTGGCCCGCCGACCGGCTTTGGGACGAACTCGAACGCCGCTTCGCGCCGCTTGCCAGCCGCCCGGTCGTTCGCGGCCCTGCACTCGAAATCTCGATCGCGCCCTTGCGATCCTACGTGTTCGAAACGATGCGCCACGGGCGACTGTTCCTGGCGGGGGACTCGGCACACATCGTGCCGCCGACCGGGGCCAAGGGCCTCAATTTGGCTGCCTCCGATATCGCCTATCTCTCCGATGCCTTCATCGCGCACTATCGCGGCGATGAGAGCGGATTGACCGGCTATCAGGCCAGGGCGCTCGCGCGAATCTGGAAGGCCGAGCGCTTCAGCTGGTATCTGACCAAGCTGATGCACCGCTTCCCCGAAGACGGCGCGTTCGAGCGGCGGATGCAGATCGCCGAACTCGATTACGTCGCGCAATCGCAGGCGATGCAGACCGCGATCGCCGAGAATTACGTGGGTCTGCCACTCTAA
- a CDS encoding amidohydrolase family protein codes for MTMIIDCHGHYTTAPPQHDAWRDAQKAAFKAGETPPPYPAIHDDEIRETIEANQLKLLKERGADMTIFSPRASTMGHHIGDEAVSVAWSRASNDLIARVCALYPETFAGVCMLPQSPEADLSGSIAELERCVTELGFIGCNLNPDPGGGHFAFPALTDRYWYPFYEKMVELDVPAMIHVSGSCNPALHATGAFYIAADTIAFMQLIQGDLFKDFPTLRFIIPHGGGAVPYHWGRYRGLADMLKQPSLDTHVMNNVYFDTCVYHQPGIDLLAEVIDTKNILFGSEMVGAVRGIDPQTGQYFDDTKRYVDALPVSAEQKHAIFEGNARRVFPRLDTKLKARGL; via the coding sequence ATGACGATGATCATCGATTGCCACGGCCATTACACCACCGCGCCGCCACAGCACGACGCGTGGCGCGATGCGCAGAAGGCGGCCTTCAAGGCGGGCGAGACGCCCCCGCCTTACCCCGCGATCCACGACGACGAGATTCGCGAGACGATCGAGGCGAACCAGCTGAAGCTCCTGAAGGAGCGCGGCGCGGACATGACGATCTTCTCGCCCCGCGCCTCGACGATGGGCCATCATATCGGCGACGAGGCCGTCAGCGTGGCGTGGAGCCGCGCCTCCAACGACCTGATTGCGCGCGTCTGCGCTCTGTATCCCGAAACCTTCGCCGGCGTCTGCATGCTGCCGCAGAGCCCCGAGGCCGATCTCTCGGGGTCGATCGCCGAGCTGGAACGCTGCGTCACCGAACTGGGCTTCATCGGCTGCAACCTCAACCCGGATCCCGGCGGCGGGCATTTCGCCTTCCCGGCGCTGACCGACCGGTATTGGTATCCCTTCTACGAGAAGATGGTCGAGCTGGACGTCCCGGCGATGATCCACGTCTCGGGCAGCTGCAACCCGGCACTGCACGCGACCGGCGCGTTCTACATCGCCGCCGATACGATCGCGTTCATGCAGTTGATCCAGGGCGACCTGTTCAAGGATTTCCCGACCTTGCGCTTCATCATCCCGCATGGCGGCGGCGCGGTGCCCTATCATTGGGGCCGCTATCGCGGGCTGGCCGACATGCTGAAGCAGCCGAGCCTCGACACGCATGTGATGAACAACGTCTATTTCGACACCTGCGTGTATCACCAGCCGGGCATCGATCTGTTGGCGGAGGTGATCGATACCAAGAACATCCTGTTCGGCAGCGAGATGGTCGGCGCGGTGCGCGGTATCGATCCGCAGACCGGGCAATATTTCGACGACACCAAGCGCTATGTCGATGCCCTGCCGGTCAGCGCCGAACAGAAGCATGCGATCTTCGAGGGCAATGCCCGCCGCGTGTTCCCCCGCCTCGACACCAAGCTGAAGGCCCGCGGGCTGTGA
- a CDS encoding class III extradiol dioxygenase subunit beta, translating to MARITAGVATSHIPALGVAVDLDKTAEAYWAPAFAGYDWTKRWEAEQKPDVVILVYNDHASAFDMKIIPTFAIGCGEEYEPADEGWGPRKVPTVIGHPDLAWHIAQSLILDEFDMTIINEMTVDHGLTVPLSMMFGQPEAWPCKVIPIAVNVVTYPPPSGNRCWALGEAIARAVASFPEDLNVQVWGTGGMSHQLQGPRAGLINAEWDNRFLDRLEGDTQELRHIPHIEYLRETGSEGIEMVMWLIMRGALGKTTKVLHRHYHVPASNTAVGHIVLEPVG from the coding sequence ATGGCGCGCATCACTGCCGGCGTCGCGACCAGCCATATCCCGGCCCTCGGCGTCGCGGTTGATCTCGACAAGACGGCCGAGGCCTATTGGGCGCCAGCCTTCGCCGGGTACGACTGGACCAAGCGCTGGGAAGCCGAACAGAAGCCGGACGTCGTGATCCTGGTCTATAACGACCACGCCTCGGCGTTCGACATGAAGATCATCCCGACCTTCGCGATCGGCTGCGGCGAGGAATACGAACCTGCCGACGAGGGCTGGGGGCCGCGCAAGGTGCCGACCGTCATCGGCCACCCCGATCTCGCCTGGCACATCGCGCAGAGCCTGATCCTCGACGAATTCGACATGACGATCATCAACGAGATGACCGTCGACCACGGCCTGACCGTGCCCCTGTCGATGATGTTCGGGCAGCCCGAGGCCTGGCCGTGCAAGGTCATCCCGATCGCGGTCAACGTCGTCACCTATCCGCCGCCCTCGGGCAATCGCTGCTGGGCGCTGGGCGAAGCGATCGCGCGTGCGGTCGCCAGCTTCCCGGAGGATCTGAACGTCCAGGTCTGGGGCACCGGCGGGATGAGCCACCAGCTTCAGGGGCCGCGCGCCGGCCTGATCAACGCCGAGTGGGACAACCGCTTCCTCGATCGGCTGGAGGGCGACACGCAGGAACTGCGCCACATTCCGCACATCGAATACCTGCGCGAGACGGGCTCGGAGGGGATCGAGATGGTCATGTGGCTGATCATGCGCGGCGCGCTCGGCAAGACGACGAAGGTGCTGCATCGGCACTATCATGTGCCCGCGAGTAACACGGCGGTCGGGCATATCGTGCTGGAGCCGGTGGGCTAA
- the ligA gene encoding protocatechuate 4,5-dioxygenase subunit alpha, with protein sequence MSDNPESRVGDIHAYLAEFEDIPGTRVYTAARARQGYQLNQFAMSLMKPENRERWKADEAAYLDEWKITPDQKQAVLDRDYNRLLDLGGNIYFLAKVFSTDGLSFLQAVSTMSGMSVEDYSAMMIAGGRSPEGVRSIKANASAEADAAIEATDVTGMEDK encoded by the coding sequence GTGAGCGACAACCCTGAATCCCGCGTCGGCGACATCCACGCCTATCTCGCCGAATTCGAGGATATCCCCGGCACGCGCGTGTATACCGCGGCGCGGGCGCGGCAGGGCTATCAGCTCAACCAGTTCGCCATGAGCCTGATGAAACCCGAGAATCGCGAACGCTGGAAGGCAGACGAGGCTGCCTATCTCGATGAGTGGAAGATCACGCCCGACCAGAAGCAGGCGGTGCTGGATCGCGACTATAACCGCCTGCTCGATCTCGGCGGCAACATATATTTCCTCGCCAAGGTCTTCTCGACCGACGGCCTCAGCTTCCTGCAAGCGGTCAGCACGATGAGCGGCATGAGCGTCGAGGATTATTCGGCGATGATGATCGCCGGCGGCCGGTCGCCCGAAGGCGTGCGCTCGATCAAGGCGAACGCCTCGGCGGAGGCGGACGCCGCGATCGAGGCGACCGACGTCACCGGCATGGAGGACAAATAA